From Rhodococcus antarcticus, the proteins below share one genomic window:
- a CDS encoding SRPBCC family protein, translating into MDEVSVHVSAPVERVWELVTDVTQMGRWSPECTGGRWTGDASGPVIGAHFTGANRHGWVRWSTHCRVVSAEEPVHFSFEVRESAMRWGYRLEEADGGTLLTEYRETIGPKPLVTRLFTGLGLGGSDREGQMVAGMRATLERVRAAAES; encoded by the coding sequence ATGGACGAGGTCAGCGTGCACGTCTCCGCCCCGGTCGAGCGCGTCTGGGAGCTCGTCACCGACGTCACCCAGATGGGTCGGTGGAGCCCCGAGTGCACGGGCGGGCGCTGGACCGGTGATGCCTCCGGGCCCGTCATCGGGGCCCACTTCACCGGGGCCAACCGGCACGGCTGGGTGCGGTGGAGCACGCACTGCCGGGTGGTCTCGGCCGAGGAGCCGGTGCACTTCTCGTTCGAGGTGCGCGAGTCGGCCATGCGCTGGGGCTACCGGCTCGAGGAGGCCGACGGCGGCACCCTGCTCACCGAGTACCGGGAGACCATCGGGCCGAAGCCGCTGGTGACGCGGTTGTTCACCGGTCTGGGCCTGGGCGGGTCCGACCGCGAGGGCCAGATGGTGGCGGGCATGCGGGCCACCCTGGAGCGGGTGCGGGCGGCCGCGGAGTCCTGA
- a CDS encoding copper resistance CopC family protein — protein sequence MRAAAVAVLAGLLLVLGAGPAGAHSSVVGSDPADGSSIGAGPPAVTVTLDGPLQAGFGTVTVVGPDGNLWSTGDTRIDGSAATVDVRPLGPAGVYTIGFRVISADSHPVSGSRTFTLTTAGSGTPGPPADAAAASTTGGSGGGVPAWAFVVGAVIVFGGGLVLALRSGRRAVPRGPTPGG from the coding sequence ATCCGGGCAGCGGCCGTCGCCGTCCTCGCCGGCCTGCTGCTGGTCCTCGGTGCGGGCCCGGCGGGAGCACACAGCTCCGTGGTCGGCAGCGACCCGGCCGACGGGAGCTCGATCGGAGCCGGACCGCCCGCCGTCACCGTGACGCTCGACGGGCCGCTCCAGGCGGGGTTCGGCACGGTGACGGTGGTCGGGCCGGACGGCAACCTGTGGTCCACCGGCGACACGCGCATCGACGGGTCGGCCGCGACCGTGGACGTCCGGCCGCTGGGGCCTGCGGGCGTGTACACCATCGGGTTCCGGGTGATCTCCGCGGACAGCCATCCCGTGTCCGGCTCGCGGACCTTCACCCTCACCACGGCGGGCTCGGGCACCCCCGGTCCACCGGCGGACGCCGCCGCGGCCTCCACCACCGGCGGGTCCGGTGGCGGGGTGCCGGCCTGGGCGTTCGTGGTCGGCGCCGTCATCGTGTTCGGCGGCGGCCTGGTCCTCGCGCTGCGCTCCGGCCGACGCGCCGTGCCCCGCGGGCCGACGCCCGGCGGCTGA